From Bacillus oleivorans, the proteins below share one genomic window:
- a CDS encoding IDEAL domain-containing protein, which yields MTQRKSYSDSSKAGALVPLKPNGQYVLDLYIESLFFEAFLQFQSDRLMSEIDKALEQGDIRTFHKKAKEYKKLQSVLHS from the coding sequence ATGACTCAAAGAAAATCGTATTCTGACTCATCCAAAGCTGGTGCCTTAGTACCTTTAAAGCCAAATGGCCAATATGTGTTAGACTTGTACATTGAGTCACTCTTCTTCGAAGCATTCCTACAGTTCCAATCGGACAGGCTGATGTCTGAGATCGATAAGGCTTTAGAACAGGGAGACATCAGAACCTTTCATAAAAAAGCAAAAGAATATAAAAAACTCCAAAGTGTTCTCCATTCTTAA